Sequence from the Catenuloplanes indicus genome:
GGTCGCGGCTGCTGCTGGCCGGTGTCGGCCTGGCCGTGGTCGCGCTGCTCTCCGCCGGCGTCGCGCTCGGCACGTCGATGATCGGCAACCTGGGCCGGCCGGACCCGGTGACGCTGGTGACGAACGCGCAGGGCGGCGACGTCACGCTCTCCGTCACGGTGCTGGATTCCGGCGACGCCGTCACGCTGGAGGCACTGGTCAGCGGCCTCCCGCGCGGCGGGGTCCACCGGCTCTACGTCCGCGACGTGGACGGCGCTGCCCACCTGCTGACCGAGATGACCGGCACCGGCGGCCCGATCCAGGTCAACGCGCCCTGCCCGGTCCCGATCGACCGACTCGCCGAGTTCACCGTCACCGCCGCCGACGGCTCGCTGACCGTGCAGGCGGTCGTGGACCGTGGCACCACGGGCTCCGGTACGCCGGACTGACGTGGGCGGCGACCGCCGGGGCCGGGCTCGATGGTTTTCTCTGCCCCTGCCTTCGCCGCGCCCCGTGAAGCGCGTAAGGTCGTCGAGCGGACGGCGGGCGGGAGCCGTGCCTGCGGCCATGGCTGGTGCGAGAGGTCAGCCGAAGCGTACATTTCTCTCGGCCTTCAGGGACAAGTCGGAAACATGGCTTTCCTACGATTCCCTGGTTGGTTTGCATGTTGCCTCGGACCGACGAAGTGGTCCGGCCGGGTGCCGCGGGGCGCGCCCGTCCGGCGGACACGGTAGGGGATTGTGGACGTACGAGAGCAGGCGCA
This genomic interval carries:
- a CDS encoding zf-HC2 domain-containing protein, which translates into the protein MADDVCAEPRLRAALGLYLTGALPEEELSAVESHLGTCAVCLADAERLGEAAAMLALLSETDRRELVAEFGTLSGEPAGNHDHHAPVRVVSPAPAAPVRPAAARPPARPGGDTGPARWRSRRSRLLLAGVGLAVVALLSAGVALGTSMIGNLGRPDPVTLVTNAQGGDVTLSVTVLDSGDAVTLEALVSGLPRGGVHRLYVRDVDGAAHLLTEMTGTGGPIQVNAPCPVPIDRLAEFTVTAADGSLTVQAVVDRGTTGSGTPD